From the bacterium genome, one window contains:
- a CDS encoding serine hydrolase yields the protein MEILEKIKPRNLDDGLETSNPQDSCFAPDVLCDIFEEIIRSPKQIHGAVLGCKGKIFAEAYSSSHNELVLHPMMSVTKSITSLLLGIAIDKGYIESENIRLIEYFPEFNGHFDDKLKREIRLKHILTHTSGFFWRELGIDYESNENSHFLMENSPDWFEFILSRPMEHIPGEIFEYNTGAYHLFSAILKRATGLSADKFAYQNLLEPLMIEGFTWSRDNLEYPCVAGSRSGVSLTPRSLLKIGFTILNSGLYKNRRIVSADWLNRTLSPVLKAPQGNYYGYGWWLGKLRTLNCYSAKGYAGQTLTLIPKLDLAAVFTGYDLELNKSYEHILVRLVRKY from the coding sequence TTGGAAATTCTCGAAAAAATAAAACCACGAAACCTCGATGACGGACTCGAAACAAGTAATCCTCAGGATTCTTGCTTTGCTCCCGATGTGTTATGTGATATCTTCGAAGAGATAATAAGATCGCCGAAGCAGATTCACGGCGCTGTTCTCGGATGCAAAGGCAAAATCTTTGCTGAAGCTTATAGTAGCAGTCATAATGAGTTGGTTTTACATCCCATGATGTCCGTTACAAAGAGCATCACATCGTTGCTTTTAGGTATAGCTATTGATAAGGGATATATAGAAAGCGAGAATATCCGTCTCATAGAATATTTCCCTGAATTCAACGGTCATTTCGATGATAAGCTTAAACGCGAGATAAGGCTAAAACATATCTTAACACACACATCAGGTTTCTTTTGGCGCGAATTGGGCATAGATTACGAATCCAACGAAAACAGCCATTTTCTTATGGAAAACTCACCGGATTGGTTCGAGTTCATTTTATCTAGGCCTATGGAACACATTCCCGGGGAGATCTTCGAGTACAATACCGGGGCTTATCACCTTTTTTCAGCAATCCTGAAGCGTGCTACCGGGCTTTCTGCAGATAAATTCGCCTATCAAAACCTCCTCGAACCACTGATGATCGAGGGTTTTACCTGGTCCCGAGATAATCTCGAATACCCATGTGTGGCTGGTTCTCGCAGTGGGGTCTCTCTAACACCAAGGAGTCTTTTAAAAATCGGATTCACTATCTTGAACAGTGGATTATACAAAAATAGAAGAATAGTGAGTGCAGATTGGCTTAATAGGACTCTGTCTCCGGTTCTTAAGGCACCGCAAGGGAACTATTATGGTTATGGTTGGTGGTTAGGGAAGCTTCGAACTTTAAATTGCTATTCTGCAAAGGGTTATGCCGGTCAAACCTTGACATTGATACCGAAACTCGATTTAGCAGCGGTTTTCACTGGTTACGATCTTGAACTAAATAAATCATATGAACATATTTTAGTTCGATTAGTTAGAAAATATTAA